The stretch of DNA TAAAAGAAATTATTGGGTATGAGCCAAACTCTTACTTGAGCGGCACATACATTGATGACCGGGACGCACCGATACCTGGTTGACCGTGTCGCACAGGTTTGTTGGTTATGGCAAATTCGCCTAGGTAACATCCCATCATTTCGGGGGTGATGTCAACGGGTATGAATTCTTTTCCGTTGTGAATCAACAAGGTAGCACCCACCATTTCAGGGAGCACTATCATGTCACGAGCGTGAGTTTTAACAGACGCTTTTGCGTCACCTTTTTGATTAAGTTTGGCAACTCGGATGTTTTCTAGAAGCGTCCTTTGTGTTTGACTAAGCCCACGTTGCAGACTTCGGCGTTGCCGGGAAGGAAGCAACTTTATGAATTCGTCCATGGACATGCGTTGCAGTTCCTCTATTGAATGACCGCGATACATGAATATTTTCTTCGGCATATTTTACGCACTCACCCCCTTTTTGCGTAACTGGATTTATTAAACATTTCTAAGAAGCAACACTAAACAGCAGTTCCTTAGGCGCACAAACATATAGGGATACTAATAGGAATTCTATGATGTAAACAACCTTTTTACAGAAAAATAAAACCCCTAAAAAAACACCTGTTTGCTTTTCGGTTTTGGGGGATCAGAAACAACCCACGAACCATCACAAACCTCAGAATTTAAGTTAAAGTTTTCTCGACAACAGCCAAACTTCAAACCTTGTCTCTCCACCAAATCTTTTGCTTGTTTCATCAAACTGAAACGAAAAGGTTCAGGCAAATAGGTTGAACCCGAAATTCGCTCGCCATTACTGAAATAATGCGGTTTTAGTTTTTTTGTCACATCAGGAAAAACTGCACTAAAACGTTTCCAATTGTCAGGTTTAACCTTATAAGTTGAACACGTAACGTGGGAAACATCTAATTCTGCAACTGCTTTTGCAATTGAACTTAAATCGTCATTAAGAAAGGGGATAATTGGATCGATCCTAACGGTAGTTGAAATGTTACGGTCAACAAGTTTTTTTATTGCAGATAATCGCTTTGATGAGACCGGAGCCCCAGGTTCAAGCTTTTTACAAAGTGAATCATCCAAAGTTAAAATAGTTACAGAAACCACACAAGGAATTGTTTGTAGAATGTCGATGTCTCGCGTTACAAGGTCAGATTTTGTGATTATCTGAAGCTTGCAATTGTTGTTGGCCAATATTTGTAGACATTTACGGGTCAAACCAAGTTTTTGTTCAAGCCGAGGGTAAGGATCAGAAGAGTTAGACATAGAAACCAACTGTCCATCGAGCATGGCGGCTTCTCGGTTTAGTCGGGTTAATAAGTTCTTTTTTGGTCGACATTCATGAAAATGCGGGATATACGAAGATGCATAACAATACAAACAGCCATGATCACATCCAGTGTAAGGATTAAAAGTTAATTTAGGTGGACACGTGCACATTGGAGATTTCCAGGGGTCAAAGGCAGTTAGCAACATGATATCTGACCCAACAAAACAGTTAGGGAATAAGAAGCTTATTTGAGATTCGTCCACAGAATTAAAATGAAAAAATTAGGCTACACCAATGGTGTTGCCTACACCAACGATCATTATTTTGTCGCCTACTTTTGTTCGTTCGCTGATAAGGCGCTTGATTCGTTTAATTACTTCATCAACAGAACCTCTTACAGCATCAGTCATTGGAGCCAAAGCCTCTTTCAAAGATTGACGAACAACAATAGCAAACAATGGAATCTTGTGTTTAGTTGCAATTTCTTCAATTTTGAATTGCTCAATCCCTACTCCGCCAATGGCAGCTCCGACGCCTTCCATAACTGTGCCAGATGTTTCGCCTTCCAGTTTAAGTCCAGCGTCAACCATAACAATCATTGAAAACTGTTCTTTTTGTTCTTCGACAAGCTTGCTTACGGCGTCTCCTGCTTTTCCACAAGTTCCTCCAGGTCCTTGAGCACGGGTAACAATTATTTTTCGGTCATCCAAGGTTATCTCTGCTGCTATGGTTTCTTCTGCAACAGAATGAACAGGGGTATCAGCAATTAATGTAGAAGCAACCAAAGGACCGATTCCATCGCCAATGGGGTTTTCATTTTTGAAAGCATCAATAAAGGAGAAGTAGGCTTCGGCTTCTTCCATTATCATGGGCAGCTCCATTTGGATTTGGGTCATAGTATAGATGCTTCCGCCCTTTTTTCCTGTTAGATAGTGGTGACGGACGGTTCGATACAAGGAATTCAAACCATGGGCAGTTTCTACAAGGTTTCCCAAGTTCTGTAACTGTTTTTCGTCTGCAGAAGGAGCTAACAACTTGATTTCGTCTTTAAACCGGTTATCAGCAGAATTAACTAGATGTTCTAGTCTTTGGACTATTCCTTTTGGGTCCATTTTATTTGGAGAGATCGAAAAGAACTGAAGCAGGGAGTCTAACCTCGACTTTGGGTCAATCTCAGGTTTTCCTAGCTTGTTAATTGCGGAAATGGCTTCTTCTTTGGCTTTGTCGCGCATTTTTTCTAGCTTATTTAATGATTTGGATATTTTGCCAAGGGCGATGTTTACTTGTAGTTTTTGAGAGAAAAATGAAAAACCAAAAATGAACACCAAGTAAACAATGTTGAAAATGTAACTCAAAATGTTAGTATCGAAATCCATGATGGTTAGGTCTCCTCTTTTGTTTTTTGCCGTTCATTTGGAGTGCATCCCTTATGATTAATGTTCTGTTTTTCTTTACTAAAAGCAGCTAGGCGTTTATCCACAGTCTTCAACTCTTCTTGCAACTGTTTAATCATGCTTTGAATGTGCTTTCGTTTCAATTCAAGAGCTTCAGTTCTGCTTTTTGACTCTTTCTCAAGAAACGGAGAAAAAAAGTTTGGAAACGCTGGAATAGACAATCCACTAGGCTCAAAATCAAATACACTTCGAACATATTCTTCAAGAAGACTGTTCATGCTCTCTGCAATACGACTGTGCTTCAAAAGAGCCCGGTCAAGTATCCGTTTACCATCTTCAGTTATGTAATAAATTTTCCTTTTCCTTTTCTGATG from Candidatus Bathyarchaeum sp. encodes:
- a CDS encoding PadR family transcriptional regulator, encoding MHHGLDEQTASKWTKESQKGYMRIAFLLLLSKKPYHGYELMKEVEDRTEGFWKPTAGGVYPLLQHLEQAGYIKGEWGHQKRKRKIYYITEDGKRILDRALLKHSRIAESMNSLLEEYVRSVFDFEPSGLSIPAFPNFFSPFLEKESKSRTEALELKRKHIQSMIKQLQEELKTVDKRLAAFSKEKQNINHKGCTPNERQKTKEET
- a CDS encoding DUF1512 domain-containing protein, with product MDFDTNILSYIFNIVYLVFIFGFSFFSQKLQVNIALGKISKSLNKLEKMRDKAKEEAISAINKLGKPEIDPKSRLDSLLQFFSISPNKMDPKGIVQRLEHLVNSADNRFKDEIKLLAPSADEKQLQNLGNLVETAHGLNSLYRTVRHHYLTGKKGGSIYTMTQIQMELPMIMEEAEAYFSFIDAFKNENPIGDGIGPLVASTLIADTPVHSVAEETIAAEITLDDRKIIVTRAQGPGGTCGKAGDAVSKLVEEQKEQFSMIVMVDAGLKLEGETSGTVMEGVGAAIGGVGIEQFKIEEIATKHKIPLFAIVVRQSLKEALAPMTDAVRGSVDEVIKRIKRLISERTKVGDKIMIVGVGNTIGVA
- a CDS encoding 30S ribosomal protein S19, which produces MPKKIFMYRGHSIEELQRMSMDEFIKLLPSRQRRSLQRGLSQTQRTLLENIRVAKLNQKGDAKASVKTHARDMIVLPEMVGATLLIHNGKEFIPVDITPEMMGCYLGEFAITNKPVRHGQPGIGASRSSMYVPLK
- a CDS encoding radical SAM protein, whose product is MLLTAFDPWKSPMCTCPPKLTFNPYTGCDHGCLYCYASSYIPHFHECRPKKNLLTRLNREAAMLDGQLVSMSNSSDPYPRLEQKLGLTRKCLQILANNNCKLQIITKSDLVTRDIDILQTIPCVVSVTILTLDDSLCKKLEPGAPVSSKRLSAIKKLVDRNISTTVRIDPIIPFLNDDLSSIAKAVAELDVSHVTCSTYKVKPDNWKRFSAVFPDVTKKLKPHYFSNGERISGSTYLPEPFRFSLMKQAKDLVERQGLKFGCCRENFNLNSEVCDGSWVVSDPPKPKSKQVFF